In the Muricauda sp. MAR_2010_75 genome, one interval contains:
- the cobA gene encoding uroporphyrinogen-III C-methyltransferase: protein METKVSLVGAGPGSADLITVRGLRVLKSADVVLYDALTNKDLLNEVNDGVPKIYVGKRCSKHSYTQDEINRLIVENAFRYGHAVRLKGGDPFVFGRASEEIHYVESFGIPIDVIPGVSSAISVPASQGIPVTKRGVSHSFWVVTATRKDGGFSEDLSLASQSSATLIILMGIRKLAEIAGEIRKYRNGMTPIAVIQNGTMTTESCSTGTLNNAETILESIDATQPGIIVVGDVVADHPSFFEDEVMRVLHSSY from the coding sequence ATGGAAACTAAAGTAAGTTTGGTAGGTGCTGGGCCAGGTAGTGCGGACCTTATAACTGTAAGGGGTTTGAGGGTGTTGAAGTCAGCAGATGTTGTTTTGTATGATGCCTTGACAAATAAAGACCTTCTTAACGAGGTAAATGACGGGGTGCCGAAAATATACGTAGGTAAAAGATGTTCAAAGCATAGTTATACCCAGGATGAAATTAATCGGTTGATTGTGGAAAATGCATTTAGGTATGGCCATGCCGTTAGGTTAAAAGGAGGGGACCCTTTTGTATTTGGAAGAGCATCCGAGGAAATACATTATGTTGAATCTTTTGGAATACCCATTGATGTGATTCCTGGGGTGAGCAGTGCTATTTCGGTACCCGCAAGCCAGGGCATTCCCGTAACCAAAAGAGGGGTGAGCCATAGTTTTTGGGTGGTAACAGCCACCAGAAAAGACGGTGGATTTTCAGAAGACCTAAGCTTGGCCTCACAATCTTCAGCAACGCTCATTATACTGATGGGCATACGTAAACTTGCTGAAATTGCTGGAGAAATACGGAAGTACCGAAACGGAATGACTCCAATAGCAGTGATTCAAAATGGAACTATGACCACCGAATCATGTAGTACTGGCACATTAAATAATGCAGAAACTATACTTGAATCAATAGATGCAACGCAACCCGGAATTATTGTGGTTGGAGATGTGGTTGCAGACCATCCTTCCTTTTTTGAAGATGAGGTCATGAGAGTTTTGCACTCTTCCTATTAG
- a CDS encoding MFS transporter, with translation MSITSQKATALNLLNFKSIPTRTFWITSIAFFTCFFAWFGIVPFMPDVVKDLGLTPNQKWNSVILAVTGTVFARLLIGKLCDKYGPRLCYTFLLTIGALPVILIGFVQTPLQFLVCRLFIGFIGASFVITQFHTSIMFAPNIVGTANATSAGWGNLGGGANRLGMPLIAAAVVSFGVADEIAWRYSMIIAGIICFGMGLVYYFFTQDTPEGNFSELKEKGELNIKKKDEIPFLKTLTDYRVWILFIVYAASFGMELTVYGTMDDYLQNTFHLNRTTAGNLVLSFALMNIFARTLGGFFGDRFGKLKGLRGRVLFLALILGLEGIMLSIFSTTTSIVLGIVFLVAFSLTVQMAEGATFSVVPFINKKAIGSISGIVGAGGNVGAFLAALLLKSKSAMAETAAIKTSASLGEEAVKMAQATAASSAVSSGYFIIGVFVVATAFLSLAIKFSTADEKEGKIQKAGQPKPVYVESK, from the coding sequence ATGTCAATTACTTCACAAAAAGCCACTGCTTTAAACTTATTGAACTTTAAAAGTATTCCAACAAGAACCTTTTGGATTACCTCAATTGCATTCTTTACCTGCTTCTTTGCATGGTTCGGGATTGTTCCGTTTATGCCGGATGTAGTAAAGGATTTGGGGTTGACACCTAACCAAAAATGGAATTCGGTCATTTTAGCGGTAACGGGTACCGTTTTTGCCAGGCTTCTTATAGGGAAACTATGTGATAAATATGGTCCAAGATTGTGCTATACTTTTTTGTTGACCATCGGGGCGCTGCCGGTTATTCTAATTGGATTTGTGCAAACTCCCCTGCAATTTTTGGTATGTCGCCTTTTTATTGGATTTATTGGGGCTTCCTTTGTGATCACCCAATTTCATACCTCAATTATGTTCGCCCCAAATATCGTGGGTACGGCCAATGCTACTTCAGCGGGCTGGGGAAACCTTGGTGGTGGTGCCAACCGCTTGGGAATGCCTTTGATTGCAGCGGCAGTGGTGAGCTTTGGTGTGGCCGATGAAATAGCTTGGCGTTATTCCATGATCATAGCAGGTATTATTTGTTTTGGAATGGGGCTAGTTTACTATTTCTTCACTCAAGATACACCAGAAGGAAACTTTTCCGAATTAAAGGAAAAGGGAGAGTTGAACATAAAAAAGAAAGATGAAATCCCATTTTTAAAAACCCTTACCGATTACAGGGTATGGATTTTGTTCATAGTCTACGCGGCTTCATTTGGTATGGAACTTACTGTTTATGGAACCATGGATGATTATCTTCAAAACACATTTCACTTAAATAGAACAACCGCTGGTAACTTGGTTCTGTCATTTGCCTTGATGAACATTTTTGCCAGAACCTTGGGCGGTTTTTTTGGTGATCGTTTTGGAAAACTTAAAGGACTGAGAGGCCGTGTACTTTTTTTGGCCCTAATTTTAGGTCTGGAAGGTATTATGCTGTCCATTTTTTCCACAACCACCAGTATAGTATTGGGAATAGTATTTTTGGTTGCCTTCAGTTTAACCGTGCAAATGGCGGAAGGAGCTACTTTTTCAGTAGTTCCGTTTATCAATAAAAAGGCTATCGGATCTATATCGGGCATTGTGGGGGCCGGAGGCAATGTTGGGGCTTTCCTGGCCGCCCTATTGTTAAAATCAAAATCAGCCATGGCTGAAACAGCTGCCATAAAAACCTCTGCTTCTTTAGGAGAGGAAGCTGTGAAAATGGCCCAAGCTACAGCGGCTTCCTCAGCTGTTTCCAGTGGATACTTTATTATAGGAGTATTTGTTGTGGCGACAGCGTTTTTGTCATTGGCCATTAAATTCTCAACGGCAGATGAAAAAGAAGGAAAAATTCAAAAAGCTGGTCAACCCAAACCTGTTTATGTTGAGTCAAAATAA